The following coding sequences lie in one Gouania willdenowi chromosome 5, fGouWil2.1, whole genome shotgun sequence genomic window:
- the thoc7 gene encoding THO complex subunit 7 homolog has translation MGAVTDDEVIRKRLLIDGDGAGDDRKINVLLKSFTKWCNSPSTSEEEDVQHQRMLSMLAQCEFSMGKTLMVYNMNLREMENYEKIYTNIEQNITSAHEKITECKKEIQRAKRIRKNRQEYDALAKVIQQHPDRHETLKQLEALDKELQQLSHIKENVDAKLELRKKQFHVLLSTIQELQQTLENDEKLDNEDTNQESPMDNSE, from the exons ATGGGCGCTGTAACAGACG ATGAAGTCATTCGAAAGCGCCTGCTTATCGACGGCGACGGAGCTGGAGATGATCGTAAAATTAACGTGTTACTTAAAAGCTTCACCAAGTGGTGCAACTCCCCTTCGACCTCGGAGGAAGA AGACGTGCAGCATCAAAGAATGTTAAGCATGCTGGCTCAGTGTGAATTCTCCATGGGGAAGACGCTGATGGTGTACAATATGAATCTGCGGGAAATGGAGAACTACGAGAAAATCTATACCAACATAG AACAAAACATCACGTCTGCGCACGAGAAGATAACGGAATGCAAAAAAGAAATTCAGAGGGCAAAGAGGATAAGGAAGAACCGTCAGG aGTACGATGCTTTAGCCAAGGTTATCCAGCAACATCCAGACCGACATGAAACCCTTAA GCAGTTGGAGGCACTCGACAAAGAACTTCAGCAGCTCTCTCACATCAAGGAAAACGTGGATGCAAAG TTGGAGTTGAGAAAGAAGCAGTTCCATGTACTACTCAGTACCATTCAGGAACTCCAGCAGACGCTCGAGA aCGATGAGAAATTGGACAATGAAGACACCAATCAAGAGAGCCCCATGGATAATAGTGAATGA